The following are encoded together in the Streptomyces sp. NBC_01465 genome:
- a CDS encoding ABC transporter substrate-binding protein — protein MRLIRLATCTATTLLAAATAAGCAPQSDGTSDSASSPTTTTSCAPGKLSTQTAGKLTVGTDKPAYAPWFQDDKPANGKGFESAVAYAVAKQLGYAPADVVWQTVPFNNAFSPGVKKFDFDLNQISISDTRRKAVDFSSGYYDVRQAVIAVKGSKAYGAKTVADLKNAKLGAQVGTTSLDVINDTIKPTQTPAVFQKNDFAKSALKNGQVDAIVVDLPTAFYITSAEVTDAKIVGQFDSTGGKTEQFGLVLDKGSKLTSCVSGAVDALRKDGTLAALDKQWLSEAVDAPVLK, from the coding sequence ATGCGCCTGATACGCCTCGCGACCTGCACCGCGACCACCCTCCTCGCCGCCGCGACCGCCGCCGGCTGTGCCCCGCAGAGCGACGGCACGTCGGACTCCGCCTCGTCGCCCACCACCACAACCTCCTGCGCCCCCGGCAAGCTGAGCACCCAGACCGCCGGCAAGCTCACCGTCGGCACCGACAAGCCCGCCTACGCCCCCTGGTTCCAGGACGACAAGCCCGCCAACGGAAAGGGCTTCGAGTCCGCCGTCGCGTACGCCGTCGCCAAGCAGCTCGGTTACGCGCCCGCCGACGTCGTCTGGCAGACCGTTCCCTTCAACAACGCCTTCTCGCCCGGCGTGAAGAAGTTCGACTTCGACCTCAACCAGATCTCGATCAGCGACACCCGCAGGAAGGCCGTCGACTTCTCCTCCGGCTACTACGACGTCCGCCAGGCCGTCATCGCCGTCAAGGGCTCGAAGGCGTACGGCGCCAAGACCGTCGCCGACCTCAAGAACGCCAAGCTCGGCGCCCAGGTCGGCACCACCAGTCTCGATGTCATCAACGACACGATCAAGCCCACCCAGACCCCCGCCGTCTTCCAGAAGAACGACTTCGCCAAGTCCGCCCTGAAGAACGGCCAGGTCGACGCGATCGTCGTCGACCTGCCCACCGCCTTCTACATCACCTCCGCCGAGGTGACGGACGCGAAGATCGTCGGCCAGTTCGACAGCACCGGGGGCAAGACCGAGCAGTTCGGGCTCGTCCTCGACAAGGGATCGAAGCTCACCTCCTGCGTCAGCGGCGCGGTCGACGCTCTCCGCAAGGACGGCACGCTCGCCGCCCTCGACAAGCAGTGGCTCTCCGAGGCCGTCGACGCCCCGGTGCTCAAGTGA
- a CDS encoding histidine phosphatase family protein, translating to MGELILVRHGETSWSRTMKHTSWTDLPLTEAGEAQARAVAPLLAERRIALTLTSPLARARRTAELAGLGPTFVDADLHEWDYGAYEGITSVEIHRERPDWDLWTQGVAEGPPEHPGETPQEVGERADRVLKTVDAALRDADLDGDGGDVVLVAHAHFLRVLAARRLGLPASAGALFRLDTGSVSRLGTEHGRPVVAAWNETPAVTQ from the coding sequence ATGGGTGAGCTGATTCTCGTACGGCACGGCGAGACGAGCTGGAGCCGCACGATGAAACACACCAGCTGGACGGATCTGCCGCTGACGGAGGCGGGCGAGGCGCAGGCGCGCGCGGTCGCCCCGCTGCTCGCCGAGCGGCGGATCGCGCTGACGCTCACCAGTCCGCTCGCGCGGGCCAGGCGCACCGCCGAGCTGGCCGGGCTCGGCCCCACGTTCGTCGACGCCGATCTCCACGAGTGGGACTACGGGGCGTACGAGGGCATCACCAGCGTGGAGATCCACCGGGAGCGGCCCGACTGGGACCTGTGGACGCAAGGCGTCGCCGAGGGGCCGCCCGAACACCCCGGCGAGACCCCGCAGGAGGTCGGCGAGCGGGCCGACCGCGTCCTGAAGACGGTCGACGCCGCGCTGCGCGACGCCGACCTCGACGGGGACGGCGGAGACGTGGTGCTGGTCGCGCACGCACACTTCCTGCGGGTGCTCGCCGCCCGCAGGCTCGGGCTGCCGGCGTCCGCGGGCGCGCTCTTCCGGCTCGACACCGGCTCGGTGAGCAGGCTCGGCACCGAGCACGGGCGCCCGGTCGTCGCCGCCTGGAACGAGACCCCCGCCGTCACGCAGTGA
- a CDS encoding amino acid ABC transporter ATP-binding protein has translation MTTTEAKATPSATPTPVLRLDSVRKTFGRDTLVLRDVSLDVAPHTVTALIGTSGSGKSTLLRCANLLEEIDDGAIYLDGEEITDPRVDADSVRRRIGVVFQAYNLFPHMSVLDNITLAPRRVHGVPKKEAEERARELLGRLGLGDKAGDYPDRLSGGQQQRAAIVRALAVRPRLLLLDEITAALDPELVGEVLTVVRDLKEDGMTMILATHEMGFARDVADQVCFLDGGVVLERGTAADVFGDPQHERTRRFLSRITEAGRL, from the coding sequence ATGACGACCACCGAGGCGAAGGCGACCCCGAGCGCGACTCCGACCCCCGTCCTGCGGCTCGACTCCGTACGCAAGACCTTCGGCCGCGACACCCTCGTCCTGCGCGACGTCAGCCTCGACGTCGCCCCGCACACCGTGACCGCCCTCATCGGGACCTCGGGCTCCGGCAAGTCGACGCTGCTGCGGTGCGCGAACCTTCTGGAGGAGATCGACGACGGGGCGATCTACCTCGACGGCGAGGAGATCACCGACCCCCGGGTCGACGCCGACTCCGTACGCCGCAGGATCGGCGTGGTCTTCCAGGCGTACAACCTCTTCCCGCACATGTCCGTGCTCGACAACATCACCCTCGCGCCCCGCCGCGTCCACGGCGTGCCGAAGAAGGAGGCCGAGGAACGGGCGCGCGAACTGCTCGGGCGGCTCGGCCTCGGCGACAAGGCGGGCGACTACCCGGACCGGCTCAGCGGCGGCCAGCAGCAGCGCGCCGCGATCGTGCGCGCGCTCGCGGTACGGCCCCGGCTGCTGCTCCTCGACGAGATCACCGCGGCGCTCGACCCGGAGCTGGTGGGGGAGGTGCTCACGGTCGTACGCGACCTCAAGGAGGACGGGATGACCATGATCCTCGCCACTCACGAGATGGGCTTCGCCCGGGACGTCGCCGACCAGGTCTGCTTCCTCGACGGCGGTGTCGTCCTGGAGCGCGGCACCGCCGCGGACGTCTTCGGCGACCCGCAGCACGAGCGCACCCGGCGCTTCCTCAGCCGCATCACCGAGGCGGGACGCCTCTGA
- a CDS encoding response regulator transcription factor, whose protein sequence is MSGREAVTVVLADDHPVVRTGLAALLESVQEEPRVHVVGTASDGKEAVRAAVTLRPQVVVMDIRMPGMNGIEAAREIARAAPAVAVLMLTMVEEDDSVFAAMRAGARGYVLKGAGQDEIVRAIRAVAAGEAIFGPGVARRVLGFLSRPQPVADPCPELTPRERDVLGLIAVGSPNSAVAARLGLSPKTVGNHMSAILTKLGVADRGEAVNWARDAGLG, encoded by the coding sequence ATGAGCGGGCGCGAAGCGGTGACGGTGGTGCTGGCGGACGATCACCCCGTCGTACGTACGGGACTTGCCGCCCTCCTGGAGTCCGTCCAGGAGGAACCGCGCGTCCACGTCGTGGGCACGGCGTCGGACGGGAAGGAGGCGGTGCGGGCGGCGGTGACGCTGCGGCCGCAGGTGGTGGTGATGGACATCAGGATGCCGGGGATGAACGGCATCGAGGCGGCGAGGGAGATCGCCCGGGCCGCTCCGGCGGTGGCGGTCCTGATGCTCACCATGGTGGAGGAGGACGACTCCGTGTTCGCGGCGATGCGGGCGGGGGCGCGGGGATATGTGCTCAAGGGCGCGGGCCAGGACGAGATCGTACGGGCGATCCGGGCGGTGGCTGCGGGCGAGGCGATCTTCGGCCCCGGGGTGGCGCGGAGAGTGCTCGGCTTCCTGAGCCGCCCGCAGCCGGTGGCGGACCCGTGCCCCGAACTGACGCCGAGGGAACGGGACGTGCTGGGCCTGATCGCGGTGGGGAGCCCCAACTCGGCGGTGGCGGCGAGGCTGGGCCTGTCGCCGAAGACGGTGGGCAACCACATGTCGGCGATCCTGACGAAGCTGGGGGTGGCGGACCGGGGGGAGGCGGTGAACTGGGCGCGGGACGCGGGGCTGGGGTGA
- a CDS encoding amino acid ABC transporter permease produces the protein MTLDKQELYVPSARRTERERYRRVRTRRATAIAAVSTLVVAVALYAGIVSSPGWQRTRETFLSLDEARTSFPDIMRGLWLNLRLMVICGALAFLFGLLIAVARTLRGPVFFPLRALAAAYTDFFRGLPLIINLLVMIFGVPALRLTGVTTDPIVLGGAALVLTYSAYVAEVVRSGIESVHPSQRSAARSLGLSHWQSLRHVVLPQAVRRVVPPLLNDLVSLQKDTGLVSIGGAIDAVYAAQIVVGKDFNFTPYIVAGLVFVALTIPMTRFTDWVTARMDRRRAQGGTV, from the coding sequence GTGACGCTCGACAAGCAGGAGTTGTACGTACCGTCGGCGCGGCGGACCGAGCGGGAGCGCTACAGGCGCGTCCGCACCCGCCGCGCCACGGCGATCGCCGCCGTCTCCACCCTGGTGGTGGCCGTCGCGCTCTACGCCGGCATCGTCAGCTCGCCCGGCTGGCAGCGCACCCGCGAGACCTTCCTCAGCCTGGACGAGGCCCGCACCTCGTTCCCCGACATCATGCGGGGGCTGTGGCTCAACCTCCGGCTGATGGTGATCTGCGGGGCGCTGGCCTTCCTCTTCGGGCTACTGATCGCCGTCGCCCGCACCCTGCGCGGCCCGGTCTTCTTCCCGCTGCGCGCGCTCGCGGCCGCGTACACCGACTTCTTCCGCGGACTCCCGCTCATCATCAACCTGCTGGTGATGATCTTCGGCGTCCCCGCCCTGCGGCTGACCGGCGTCACCACCGACCCGATCGTCCTCGGCGGCGCGGCCCTGGTGCTCACCTACTCCGCGTACGTCGCCGAGGTCGTCCGGTCGGGCATCGAGAGCGTCCACCCCTCGCAGCGCTCCGCCGCCCGTTCGCTCGGCCTCTCCCACTGGCAGTCCCTGCGGCACGTCGTCCTGCCGCAGGCGGTCCGGCGCGTCGTGCCGCCGCTCCTCAACGACCTGGTGTCGCTGCAGAAGGACACCGGCCTCGTCTCGATCGGCGGCGCGATCGACGCCGTCTACGCGGCGCAGATCGTCGTCGGCAAGGACTTCAACTTCACGCCGTACATCGTCGCCGGGCTCGTCTTCGTCGCCCTCACGATCCCCATGACCCGCTTCACCGACTGGGTGACGGCCCGGATGGACCGCCGGCGCGCCCAGGGAGGAACCGTATGA
- a CDS encoding tetratricopeptide repeat protein, with protein MLDLISLSAVTGVLSAMATGAAGEAGKRGLETAGVLVRRIAGREVTAPATDPELTAVARMVHEGALRDPAFARAWTVLARTAPAGPEVRRVPRLPAPTRFFTDRDGPLKELVREAGRRADGRPRVALLHGPEGIGTSELALFLGSREAKRFPHGQLRIDLRGSSADTALDPAAVLYRALAGLGLADEEIPAAADDRTRCFRECVAELKLLLVLDHAYSAAQVAPLLTAAPGVFTVVVARRPLPGLDALPVPVGPLGRKDAAKLLTLLAGGSVPGGARQELPGLLEECGGSPYALRVAAPWLGDGTWGTAGAPAGDPVQRAAELGHRRLAPDTARVYRLMALRAWTDFGPAAVAATADITEAEAARHLAELADRQLLEPAGAGRHRYRPAVRRHAQAAAEREDGRAACEAAVRREVDRHLRFALRAGLVALPQSWRTASRARELGPGPHRDAGEAVAALSADLGNLVEAARAAADLGDTDTAELLGHALWPYQLKAGRYEELLPVLRAGVRTATGRRAGQLHFQLGMALAALKDFDAAERELRAAAEAEREAGHVRGRASAVEALGLLRLGQWRYEEAYALFGEAGAVYDTIGDGDEGAADLPRARALVQRHKGRALRGIPGRRTEALERLGEALRFFRGEGEAYNTARTLTDLAEVRLDAGESEAALPLIDEAVAALARERAEPHLAVLRDLRARCVSARE; from the coding sequence ATGCTGGATCTCATTTCGCTGTCGGCGGTCACCGGCGTGCTGAGCGCCATGGCCACGGGTGCGGCGGGCGAGGCGGGGAAGCGCGGCCTGGAGACCGCCGGGGTGCTGGTCAGGCGGATCGCCGGACGCGAGGTGACGGCCCCGGCGACGGACCCGGAGCTGACGGCCGTCGCACGCATGGTCCACGAGGGCGCCCTGCGCGACCCCGCCTTCGCCCGCGCCTGGACGGTCCTCGCCCGCACCGCCCCGGCGGGGCCCGAGGTCCGCAGGGTGCCCCGGCTGCCCGCGCCGACCCGGTTCTTCACCGACCGGGACGGGCCGCTGAAGGAGCTCGTACGGGAGGCCGGACGCCGCGCCGACGGTAGGCCGCGCGTGGCGCTCCTGCACGGCCCCGAAGGCATCGGTACGAGTGAGCTCGCACTGTTCCTGGGCAGCCGCGAGGCGAAGCGCTTCCCGCACGGGCAGCTCCGCATCGACCTGCGCGGCTCCTCGGCCGACACCGCGCTCGACCCGGCCGCCGTGCTGTACCGGGCGCTGGCGGGACTGGGCCTCGCCGACGAGGAGATTCCTGCCGCGGCGGACGACCGGACCCGGTGCTTCCGGGAGTGCGTCGCCGAGCTGAAGCTGCTGCTCGTACTCGACCACGCGTACTCGGCGGCACAGGTCGCACCGCTGCTCACCGCGGCGCCCGGCGTGTTCACGGTGGTCGTCGCCCGGCGCCCGCTGCCCGGACTCGACGCACTGCCGGTGCCGGTCGGGCCGCTGGGGCGCAAGGACGCGGCGAAACTCCTGACGCTGCTGGCCGGGGGTTCCGTCCCGGGCGGTGCGCGGCAGGAGCTGCCCGGTCTCCTTGAGGAGTGCGGGGGTTCGCCGTACGCGCTGCGGGTCGCCGCGCCCTGGCTCGGCGACGGTACGTGGGGGACTGCCGGGGCGCCGGCGGGCGATCCCGTACAGCGGGCCGCGGAGCTCGGCCACCGGCGGCTCGCGCCGGACACGGCGCGCGTCTACCGGCTGATGGCGCTCCGCGCCTGGACGGACTTCGGCCCTGCAGCTGTCGCCGCCACGGCGGACATCACCGAGGCGGAGGCCGCGCGCCATCTCGCGGAACTCGCCGACCGCCAACTCCTCGAACCCGCCGGCGCGGGACGCCACCGCTACCGCCCGGCCGTACGCCGCCACGCCCAGGCCGCGGCCGAGCGCGAGGACGGCCGTGCGGCCTGCGAGGCGGCGGTGCGGCGCGAGGTCGACCGGCACCTCCGGTTCGCGCTCCGCGCCGGGCTCGTCGCACTGCCGCAGAGCTGGCGCACCGCCTCGCGCGCCCGCGAACTCGGCCCGGGTCCCCACCGCGACGCGGGCGAGGCCGTCGCCGCGCTCTCCGCCGATCTTGGCAACCTCGTCGAGGCGGCCCGCGCGGCCGCCGACCTGGGCGACACGGACACGGCGGAGCTGCTGGGGCACGCGCTCTGGCCGTACCAGCTCAAGGCCGGACGGTACGAGGAACTGCTGCCCGTCCTGCGTGCGGGGGTGCGCACCGCCACGGGCCGCCGGGCCGGACAGCTGCACTTCCAGCTGGGCATGGCGCTCGCCGCGCTCAAGGACTTCGACGCGGCGGAGCGCGAACTGCGGGCCGCCGCCGAGGCCGAGAGGGAGGCCGGTCATGTACGGGGCCGGGCCTCGGCCGTCGAGGCGCTCGGGCTGCTGCGGCTGGGGCAGTGGCGGTACGAGGAGGCGTACGCCCTCTTCGGCGAGGCGGGCGCGGTCTACGACACGATCGGCGACGGCGACGAGGGAGCGGCCGACCTCCCCCGGGCGCGCGCCCTCGTCCAGCGTCACAAGGGACGGGCGCTGCGCGGGATCCCCGGCCGGCGGACGGAGGCGCTGGAACGGCTCGGCGAGGCGCTGCGGTTCTTCCGGGGCGAGGGGGAGGCGTACAACACCGCCCGCACACTGACCGACCTCGCCGAGGTCAGGCTCGACGCGGGGGAGAGCGAGGCGGCGCTCCCGCTGATCGACGAGGCGGTGGCCGCGCTCGCCCGCGAGCGCGCCGAGCCGCATCTGGCCGTGCTGCGGGACCTGCGGGCACGGTGCGTCAGCGCACGGGAGTGA
- a CDS encoding sensor histidine kinase: MDPHRQQPYEQDVFGRTPRRTALAWSLLALSVAQVLTGILGLALAGVGMGDALRYDMIADLAIALAYPGCGALIALHRPRNPAGWLLIAYGLGHAFTGLSIGLTALGLEDGWPTALLRTLTTVGRYTWITGSSTAFVLAVFLFPDGRLTGPRWRYVVLVQLLTAPLDIVVWSTWDWGLFHGTRAEPLLPTVPSWLLVFEIAKCCAALLAALTSLSVRYRRGGERERRQLLWLILGILPEALNLAMLGAGVRIPQFSYVVLLLPVAIAIAVLRHELLDIRLVVSRALLYALLTGAVVASYVGLVAVFDVLMHRQPGLIGSAFATLAVAFAFNPARRRLQAAVERALYGERTDPMRAVSRIGERLAGAGIGDVPEAVCEALRLPYAAVAESSWGTRTERTHTLCLGYEGRGVGDLVVGLRPGERELAAADLAVLELLAVPLAAALHATVLSAQLQQSRERIVAAREEERRRIRRDLHDGLGPTLAGAAFQADAAHNLLLVAPERTGELLTELRAEIGGAVQEIRRLVDGLRPPDLDQLGLIGALRERSERLAWRADGVPIEVRMEVPPLMPVLPAAVEVAAYRIATEALTNAARHSGASRVELRIVVGDGLRVEVCDDGGSAGSSWRPGVGISSMQERAAELGGSCEAGRGRVVAMLPLGEPV, translated from the coding sequence ATGGACCCGCACCGTCAACAGCCGTACGAACAGGACGTGTTCGGCAGGACACCGCGGCGCACCGCGCTCGCCTGGTCGCTGCTCGCGCTTTCCGTCGCACAGGTGCTCACCGGAATCCTCGGCCTGGCCCTGGCCGGCGTCGGCATGGGCGACGCACTCCGCTACGACATGATCGCCGACCTCGCCATCGCGCTCGCCTACCCCGGGTGCGGTGCGCTCATCGCCCTGCACCGGCCGCGCAATCCGGCGGGCTGGCTGCTCATCGCGTACGGCCTCGGCCACGCCTTCACCGGGCTCTCCATCGGCCTGACCGCACTCGGCCTGGAGGACGGCTGGCCGACGGCCCTGCTCCGCACCCTCACCACCGTCGGCCGCTACACCTGGATCACGGGCTCGTCGACCGCCTTCGTACTGGCCGTCTTCCTCTTCCCCGACGGGCGGCTGACCGGGCCGCGCTGGCGGTACGTGGTGCTGGTCCAACTCCTCACCGCACCCCTGGACATCGTGGTCTGGTCGACCTGGGACTGGGGCCTCTTCCACGGCACACGCGCCGAACCGCTGCTGCCGACCGTCCCGTCCTGGCTGCTCGTGTTCGAGATCGCCAAATGCTGCGCCGCGCTGCTCGCCGCCCTCACCTCGCTCTCCGTGCGCTACCGGCGCGGCGGCGAGCGGGAGCGGCGCCAACTGCTCTGGCTGATCCTGGGCATCCTGCCCGAGGCGCTCAACCTGGCGATGCTCGGAGCGGGGGTGCGCATCCCGCAGTTCAGCTATGTGGTCCTGCTCCTCCCCGTCGCGATCGCCATCGCCGTACTGCGCCACGAGCTCCTCGACATCCGCCTCGTCGTCTCGCGCGCCCTGCTGTACGCGCTCCTCACCGGCGCGGTCGTCGCCTCCTACGTGGGCCTCGTCGCGGTCTTCGACGTCCTGATGCACCGTCAACCCGGCCTGATCGGCTCGGCGTTCGCGACCCTGGCCGTCGCCTTCGCCTTCAACCCGGCGCGCCGCAGACTCCAGGCGGCGGTCGAACGGGCGCTGTACGGGGAGCGCACCGACCCGATGCGTGCGGTGTCCCGGATCGGCGAACGGCTGGCGGGGGCCGGGATCGGGGACGTACCGGAAGCGGTGTGCGAGGCACTGCGGCTGCCGTACGCCGCCGTCGCAGAGAGCTCCTGGGGCACGCGGACCGAACGCACCCACACCCTCTGCCTCGGTTACGAGGGGCGCGGCGTGGGAGACCTGGTCGTCGGACTCCGGCCGGGGGAAAGGGAGTTGGCCGCTGCCGACCTGGCCGTACTAGAACTGCTCGCCGTACCGCTCGCCGCCGCCCTGCACGCCACCGTGCTCTCCGCCCAGCTCCAGCAGTCCCGGGAGCGCATCGTGGCCGCCCGCGAGGAGGAGCGCCGCAGGATCCGCCGCGATCTGCACGACGGGCTCGGCCCCACGCTCGCCGGGGCGGCCTTCCAGGCGGACGCGGCGCACAATCTGCTTCTGGTGGCCCCCGAGCGCACCGGTGAACTCCTCACCGAGCTGCGGGCCGAGATCGGCGGGGCGGTCCAGGAGATCAGACGGCTGGTGGACGGTCTGCGGCCCCCGGATCTGGACCAGTTGGGGCTGATCGGGGCACTCAGGGAACGCTCGGAGAGGCTGGCCTGGCGGGCGGACGGCGTGCCGATCGAGGTACGGATGGAGGTGCCGCCGCTGATGCCGGTGCTGCCCGCGGCGGTCGAGGTCGCCGCGTACCGCATCGCGACGGAGGCGCTGACCAACGCCGCCCGGCACTCGGGGGCTTCGAGGGTGGAGCTGCGGATCGTGGTCGGGGACGGCCTGCGCGTGGAGGTGTGCGACGACGGCGGCTCGGCGGGGTCGTCGTGGCGGCCCGGAGTGGGCATCTCCTCCATGCAGGAGCGGGCCGCCGAACTCGGCGGCAGCTGCGAGGCGGGGCGAGGGAGAGTGGTGGCGATGCTGCCGCTGGGGGAGCCGGTATGA
- a CDS encoding DUF2127 domain-containing protein, protein MKIDWDRRTCARKGHVTYAPQEPDLRSRLRAETGLGEAWRCLRCGDFALGDPHGAGPAENAPLVPRGKVLRDLFVLRFLALERAVRGVFIVLAAAAVWKFSNSQDSVRRFFDQNLEVFRPVFRHFHYDLDHSPVVDTIQKTFGYKHSTLILVATALLVYALIELVEAVGLWRAKRWAEYLTVVATAAFLPLEIYELTEKISWLKIGTLSLNILAVLYILLTKRLFGLRGGHPAFEAERHSASLIEVEATAGVPLTA, encoded by the coding sequence ATGAAAATCGACTGGGACCGCCGTACGTGTGCACGCAAGGGGCACGTCACCTACGCACCGCAGGAACCGGACCTGCGCAGCCGGCTGCGCGCCGAGACCGGTCTGGGCGAGGCCTGGCGCTGTCTGCGCTGCGGGGACTTCGCGCTCGGCGACCCGCACGGTGCGGGCCCGGCCGAGAACGCCCCGCTGGTGCCGCGCGGCAAGGTGCTGCGCGATCTGTTCGTGCTGCGGTTCCTGGCGCTGGAGCGGGCGGTGCGCGGGGTGTTCATCGTGCTGGCCGCGGCCGCGGTGTGGAAGTTCTCCAACAGCCAGGACTCCGTACGCCGCTTCTTCGACCAGAACCTCGAGGTCTTCCGCCCGGTCTTCCGGCACTTCCACTACGACCTCGACCACTCCCCCGTGGTCGACACCATCCAGAAGACCTTCGGCTACAAGCACTCCACGCTGATCCTGGTGGCCACCGCGCTGCTCGTCTACGCGCTGATCGAGCTCGTCGAGGCCGTCGGACTGTGGCGGGCCAAGCGCTGGGCGGAGTATCTGACCGTCGTCGCCACAGCGGCCTTCCTCCCCCTGGAGATCTACGAACTGACGGAGAAGATCAGCTGGTTGAAGATCGGCACGCTGAGCCTGAACATCCTCGCCGTGCTCTACATCCTGCTGACCAAGCGGCTGTTCGGGCTGCGCGGCGGCCACCCCGCCTTCGAGGCGGAGCGCCACAGCGCGTCCCTCATCGAGGTCGAGGCGACCGCGGGGGTGCCGCTCACTGCGTGA